A single genomic interval of Meleagris gallopavo isolate NT-WF06-2002-E0010 breed Aviagen turkey brand Nicholas breeding stock chromosome 6, Turkey_5.1, whole genome shotgun sequence harbors:
- the CCR4 gene encoding C-C chemokine receptor type 4 has translation MSSSSTESLEADTSTFYDFYDNYNDAPQPCSKETVKRFAASFLPVLYTLVFLVGLIGNTLVIVVLFKYKRLKSMTDVYLLNLAISDLLFVLSLPFWSYFVIDQWVFGTPWCKIISWIYLVGFYSGIFFIMLMSIDRYLAIVRAVFSLKARTAFHGLIASLIVWLVALLASAPELVFRESFIEQNYTICKLRYPSNYISWKLFYTLEINILGLLLPFIVMAFCYSMIIKTLLHCRNEKKNKAVRMIFAVMIVFFFFWTPYNIVILLQLLEATGVIRNCQTSKNLDYAFQITETLGLFHCCLNPVIYFFMGEKFKKYLKMLFKNWQLPGVICKWCGLHITYHTESTGSFHTQSTGDQEAL, from the coding sequence atgagTTCTTCAAGTACGGAGTCCCTTGAAGCTGACACCTCAACCTTTTATGACTTTTATGATAATTATAACGATGCTCCACAACCTTGCAGTAAGGAAACCGTCAAGAGGTTTGCAGCCTCTTTCCTCCCTGTTCTATATACCCTGGTATTCCTGGTTGGGCTCATAGGAAACACTctggtcattgtggtcctctTTAAATACAAGAGACTGAAGAGCATGACTGACGTGTACCTGTTAAACCTCGCCATCTCAgatttgctctttgttttatCCCTGCCGTTCTGGTCTTATTTTGTGATAGACCAATGGGTTTTTGGAACTCCCTGGTGTAAAATTATTTCGTGGATCTATCTGGTTGGGTTCTACAGTgggatattttttattatgcttATGAGCATAGACAGATACCTGGCAATCGTTCGTGCAGTGTTTTCCTTGAAAGCAAGAACTGCCTTCCACGGCCTGATTGCCAGTCTTATTGTATGGCTGGTAGCTCTTTTAGCCTCAGCTCCAGAACTTGTATTTAGAGAATCTTTCATTGAACAAAATTATACTATTTGCAAGCTGAGATATCCAAGCAACTATATATCATGGAAACTCTTTTACACTTTGGAAATCAACATTCTTGGGCTCCTACTCCCTTTTATAGTTATGGCATTTTGTTACTCCATGATTATTAAAACTTTACTTCACtgtagaaatgagaaaaagaataagGCCGTGAGGATGATCTTCGCTGTCATgattgtgtttttcttcttctggacCCCTTACAATATTGTAATTTTACTACAACTGCTGGAAGCTACTGGAGTCATTAGAAACTGTCAAACAAGTAAGAACCTGGACTATGCATTTCAAATAACTGAAACCCTTGGCCTTTTTCACTGTTGCCTCAATCCAGTCATCTATTTCTTCATGGGGGAAAAATTTAAGAAGTACCTGAAGATGCTCTTTAAGAACTGGCAGTTACCTGGAGTTATTTGTAAGTGGTGTGGACTTCATATCACTTACCACACCGAGTCTACAGGATCGTTCCACACACAGTCAACTGGGGACCAAGAAGCTCTGTAA